The following proteins are co-located in the Acropora palmata chromosome 11, jaAcrPala1.3, whole genome shotgun sequence genome:
- the LOC141897221 gene encoding centriolar satellite-associated tubulin polyglutamylase complex regulator 1-like has product MSGESDRFSLSAEQYLAKYHVLTYLQDGIAQLLEHREENPRVVPARFLSDYFKSVVQGNHTLFREYSYIQKTPHNKASFIRAFWKCFRHIGRNGDLLSAKEYRSLICLLCPDFPLELVQKTARIILMEDAVDCLMSFPDFLYAFQTQFFYEEFIEKLNSSYQALMSGTYRPGQIVIAVPTLSVPFQHKSQAAVSTAQDEVQGNLTSDGVDVHSFLEAALQIIHTSNDVFSCPPVHLIKDLVSSVDRVTFYGFLISLAKHEGVNTIIASLPDKSAVMEETDQELNSPAQRPKSSRPKSAMAVAVQKGP; this is encoded by the exons ATGTCTGGAGAAAGCGACAGATTTTCTTTGTCAGCGGAGCAATATTTAG caAAGTATCACGTCCTGACTTACCTTCAG GATGGCATTGCGCAGTTATTGGAACATAGGGAAGAAAATCCAAGAGTTGTCCCAGCTCGTTTCTTAAGTGACTA CTTCAAAAGTGTTGTGCAGGGAAACCACACCCTATTTAGGGAATACAGTTATATACAAAAGACTCCCCACAACAAAGCATCTTTTATACGAGCATTCTGGAAATGCTTTCGGCATATAGGAAGGAATGGAG ACTTGCTGTCAGCAAAGGAGTACCGTTCCCTCATTTGCCTTCTGTGCCCTGATTTTCCACTTGAGCTTGTCCAGAAGACAGCAAG gatCATTTTGATGGAAGATGCAGTTGATTGCCTTATGTCATTTCCTGATTTTCTTTATGCTTTCCagacacaatttttttatgaag AATTTATAGAGAAACTTAATAGCAGTTACCAGGCCTTGATGTCAGGGACTTACAGGCCAGGTCAGATAGTGATAGCAGTGCCTACACTTTCCGTGCCATTTCAACACAAGTCTCAAGCAGCAGTAAGCACTGCACAAGATGAAGTTCAAGGAAATTTGACAAGTGATGGTGTGGATGTGCATTCTTTCCTGGAAGCGGCATTGCAAATCATCCATACCAGCAATGATGTTTTCAG TTGTCCTCCTGTTCATCTCATCAAAGACCTTGTATCAAGTGTTGATCGTGTTACTTTCTATGGCTTCCTGATTAGCTTGGCAAAACATGAAGGTGTTAATACCATTATAG CCAGTTTACCTGACAAGTCTGCCGTTATGGAAGAGACAGATCAGGAACTGAACAG cCCAGCACAAAGGCCTAAATCCAGCAGACCCAAGAGTGCAATGGCAGTTGCAGTTCAAAAGGGTCCTTGA
- the LOC141897223 gene encoding PIH1 domain-containing protein 1-like: protein MQEFVPKPGYVIKLRNNKEEKVFINVCTSDKIPSPREISDKELMKILESVDATQYRVPMSIGQAHVELDNKRQGCTVYDVAINPTFYSKLKNSELFHSFFLTIVFEGLESKYNIELERTWAVLKNKKCMGSLHPHCIRSKSKPVIMEMDDNQGEAIKEEDVNSDSKASTPKYKILREPPQGRPEFLVIEILLPGIKSTKDATLDVGEDRVLLHVNPAKYHLDINLPFEVDNDKCGAQFNRKTKVLTVTLPVLTES from the exons ATGCAGGAATTTGTTCCTAAGCCGGGCTATGTCATAAAACTAAGGAACAACAAAGAAGAGAAGGTTTTCATCAATGTCTGCACATCTGATAAAATTCCTTCTCCAAGAGAAATCAGCGATAAAGAATTGATGAAAATTTTAGAATCAGTGGATGCTACTCAATATCGTGTTCCCATGAGCATAGGACAGGCTCATGTAGAACTGGATAACAAAAGACAAG GTTGTACGGTGTACGATGTAGCTATTAATCCAACATTTTAcagtaaattgaaaaacagtGAACTCTTCCATAGCTTTTTCCTTACCATTGTCTTTGAGGGATTGGAAAGCAAGTATAACATTGAATTGGAAAGAACATGGGCAGttttaaagaacaaaaaatgtaTGGGTTCTCTTCATCCTCATTGTATAAGAAGCAAAAGCAAACCTGTTATAATGGAAATGGATGATAACCAAGGAGAGGCAATCAAAGAAG AGGATGTCAACTCAGACTCAAAGGCTTCCACTCCCAAGTATAAAATACTCAGGGAGCCACCACAAGGAAGACCAGAGTTTCTTGTCATAGAGATTCTATTACCTGGAATT AAATCAACAAAGGATGCAACATTAGATGTTGGAGAAGATAGAGTACTTCTTCATGTAAATCCAGCCAAATATCATCTTGACATAAACTTGCCTTTTGAAGTTGACAATGACAAGTGTGGTGCACAGTTtaacaggaaaacaaag GTTCTCACAGTAACTTTACCAGTGTTAACTGAAAGCTGA